A stretch of [Clostridium] scindens DNA encodes these proteins:
- the rfbC gene encoding dTDP-4-dehydrorhamnose 3,5-epimerase: MGQIKVEKNVGGIEGLCVIEPAVHGDSRGYFMETYNQRDMEEAGLTMNFVQDNQSCSTKGVLRGLHFQKEFPQGKLVRAIKGSVFDVAVDLRSNSETYGKWFGIELTEENKKQFYIPEGFAHGFLVLSEIAEFCYKCTDFYHPGDEGGLAWNDPEIGIKWPQLVGEYQGSASAEGYHLEDGTALNLSDKDQLWVGVKDTFHF; this comes from the coding sequence ATGGGACAGATAAAAGTTGAGAAGAACGTAGGCGGAATCGAAGGGCTTTGCGTCATCGAGCCTGCTGTTCACGGGGATTCCAGAGGATATTTTATGGAGACCTATAATCAGAGGGACATGGAAGAGGCAGGACTTACCATGAATTTTGTCCAGGATAACCAGTCCTGCTCCACAAAAGGGGTCCTTCGCGGGCTGCACTTCCAGAAGGAATTCCCCCAGGGGAAACTGGTAAGGGCGATAAAAGGGTCGGTATTCGATGTCGCGGTTGACCTGCGAAGCAATAGCGAGACTTATGGAAAATGGTTCGGCATCGAACTGACAGAAGAGAATAAAAAGCAGTTCTATATACCGGAGGGCTTTGCCCATGGATTCCTGGTATTAAGCGAGATCGCAGAATTTTGCTACAAGTGTACGGATTTCTACCATCCTGGAGATGAAGGCGGACTTGCGTGGAACGATCCTGAGATTGGAATCAAGTGGCCACAGTTAGTGGGCGAATATCAAGGAAGTGCTTCCGCAGAAGGATACCATCTGGAGGATGGCACGGCTTTGAACTTAAGCGATAAGGACCAGCTTTGGGTAGGAGTGAAAGATACGTTTCATTTCTAA
- the rfbD gene encoding dTDP-4-dehydrorhamnose reductase — protein sequence MKALVTGVAGQLGHDVMNELARRGYEGIGSDIKETYSGIQDGTAVVSMPYVQMDITDEDSVRKVLADAAPDVVVHCAAWTAVDLAEDEDKKEIVYAVNATGTKNIADICKELDCKMVYLSTDYVFDGQGTEAWQPDCKDYKPLNVYGETKLAGELAVSETLSKYFIVRIAWVFGKNGKNFIKTMLNIAKTHDKITVVNDQIGTPTYTFDLARLLVDMIETDKYGYYHATNEGGYISWYDFTKEIFRQAVELGHEEYSEDKVNVIPVTTQEYGASKAARPFNSRLDKSKLPENGFTPLPTWQDALNRYLKEIEF from the coding sequence ATGAAGGCTTTAGTGACAGGAGTAGCAGGACAGTTGGGCCACGACGTAATGAACGAACTGGCAAGGCGTGGGTATGAAGGAATTGGTTCCGATATCAAGGAAACCTACAGCGGCATCCAGGACGGGACGGCAGTGGTAAGCATGCCGTATGTCCAGATGGACATCACGGATGAAGACTCAGTCAGGAAAGTGCTTGCAGACGCAGCGCCGGATGTGGTTGTACATTGTGCGGCATGGACAGCCGTAGACCTGGCGGAAGACGAGGATAAGAAAGAGATCGTATATGCGGTGAACGCGACTGGAACAAAGAATATCGCGGATATCTGCAAAGAACTGGATTGCAAGATGGTATATCTCAGTACCGACTATGTATTCGACGGCCAGGGAACCGAAGCCTGGCAGCCGGATTGCAAGGATTATAAGCCGCTGAATGTATATGGCGAGACGAAGCTTGCCGGGGAACTGGCGGTATCAGAGACATTGTCCAAATATTTTATCGTGCGGATTGCCTGGGTATTTGGAAAGAACGGTAAGAATTTCATCAAGACGATGCTGAATATCGCAAAGACGCATGACAAGATCACGGTTGTCAATGATCAGATCGGAACGCCCACATATACTTTTGACTTGGCGAGGCTTCTGGTGGATATGATTGAGACCGACAAGTATGGATATTATCATGCTACCAATGAAGGCGGATATATCAGCTGGTATGATTTTACCAAAGAGATCTTCCGTCAGGCAGTGGAACTTGGACATGAGGAATATTCGGAAGACAAGGTGAACGTCATTCCAGTGACAACGCAGGAATATGGCGCATCTAAGGCGGCAAGGCCATTTAACAGCAGGCTGGATAAGAGCAAGCTGCCGGAAAACGGATTTACCCCGCTTCCTACATGGCAGGATGCCTTGAATAGATATCTGAAAGAAATTGAATTTTAA
- the rfbB gene encoding dTDP-glucose 4,6-dehydratase, translated as MTIIVTGGAGFIGSNFIFHMLDKYPDYRIVCLDCLTYAGNLSTLAPVMENPNFRFVKESITDREAVYKLFEEEHPDIIVNFAAESHVDRSIENPEVFLDTNIKGTAVLMDACRKYGIKRYHQVSTDEVYGDLPLDRPDLFFTEETPIHTSSPYSSSKAAADLLVLAYHRTYGLPVTISRCSNNYGPYHFPEKLIPLMIANALNDKPLPVYGKGENVRDWLYVEDHCKAIDLIIHNGRVGEVYNIGGHNEMTNIDIVKIICKELGKPESLITYVEDRKGHDMRYAIDPTKIHSELGWLPETKFADGIKKTIKWYLDNKEWWETIISGEYQNYYDEMYGSREGMK; from the coding sequence ATGACGATTATTGTAACCGGCGGAGCCGGATTCATTGGAAGCAACTTTATATTTCACATGCTGGATAAATACCCGGATTACCGCATCGTGTGCCTGGACTGCCTGACCTATGCGGGCAATCTGTCAACGCTGGCGCCGGTGATGGAGAACCCGAATTTCCGTTTCGTGAAGGAGAGCATCACAGACCGTGAGGCGGTCTACAAATTATTTGAAGAGGAGCACCCGGATATCATCGTCAACTTTGCGGCAGAGAGCCATGTTGACCGTTCCATCGAGAATCCGGAGGTCTTCCTGGATACCAACATCAAGGGTACCGCAGTTTTGATGGATGCCTGCAGAAAATATGGAATCAAGCGTTATCATCAGGTTTCTACAGATGAAGTATACGGCGATCTTCCGCTGGACCGGCCGGACTTATTCTTCACAGAAGAGACTCCGATTCACACCAGCAGCCCATACAGTTCTTCCAAGGCGGCAGCAGACTTGCTAGTGCTGGCTTACCATAGGACTTATGGACTTCCGGTGACGATCAGCAGATGTTCCAACAACTATGGACCATATCATTTCCCGGAGAAGCTTATTCCGCTGATGATTGCCAATGCGCTGAATGACAAGCCGCTTCCGGTATACGGAAAGGGCGAAAATGTCCGTGACTGGCTGTATGTAGAGGATCACTGCAAGGCGATCGACCTGATCATCCACAATGGCCGTGTAGGCGAAGTCTACAATATCGGCGGACACAACGAGATGACGAATATCGATATTGTCAAGATTATCTGTAAAGAATTAGGAAAGCCGGAGAGCCTGATTACTTATGTAGAGGACCGCAAGGGCCACGACATGCGTTATGCCATCGACCCGACCAAGATCCACAGCGAATTGGGATGGCTTCCGGAGACGAAGTTTGCAGATGGAATCAAGAAAACGATTAAATGGTATCTGGATAATAAGGAATGGTGGGAGACGATCATCTCCGGAGAATATCAGAATTATTATGACGAGATGTATGGCAGCCGAGAGGGGATGAAATAA
- the rfbA gene encoding glucose-1-phosphate thymidylyltransferase RfbA, whose translation MKGIILAGGSGTRLYPLTMVTSKQLLPIYDKPMIYYPMSVLMNAGIRDILIISTPQDTPRFKELLGDGQQFGVNLSYEVQPSPDGLAQAFIIGEEFIGDEPVAMVLGDNIFAGHGLKKRLKAAVENADSGRGATVFGYYVDDPERFGIVEFDHEGKAKSIEEKPEKPKSNYCVTGLYFYDNKVVEYAKNLKPSARGELEITDLNRVYLEEGKLNVELLGQGFTWLDTGTHESLVEATNFVKTVESHQHRKIACLEEIAYLNGWITEKDVLDVYEVLKKNQYGQYLKDVLDGKFVDGLY comes from the coding sequence ATGAAAGGAATTATTTTAGCGGGAGGTTCCGGCACGCGCCTTTATCCTCTGACCATGGTGACATCCAAGCAGTTATTGCCGATTTATGACAAGCCAATGATTTATTATCCGATGTCCGTACTTATGAACGCAGGCATCCGGGACATTTTAATCATCTCTACGCCCCAGGATACGCCTCGCTTTAAGGAACTGCTGGGAGACGGGCAGCAGTTTGGAGTGAATCTTTCCTATGAAGTGCAGCCAAGTCCTGACGGACTGGCACAGGCCTTTATCATCGGAGAAGAGTTTATCGGCGACGAGCCGGTAGCGATGGTTCTGGGAGATAATATTTTTGCCGGCCATGGCTTAAAGAAGCGTCTGAAAGCCGCTGTGGAGAACGCAGATTCCGGAAGAGGAGCGACCGTATTCGGCTATTATGTGGATGACCCGGAACGCTTCGGAATTGTAGAATTCGATCATGAGGGAAAAGCCAAATCCATAGAAGAAAAGCCGGAGAAGCCAAAGAGCAATTACTGTGTGACCGGATTATATTTCTATGACAACAAGGTTGTGGAATATGCAAAGAATCTGAAGCCAAGCGCCCGCGGGGAGTTGGAGATTACCGATCTGAACCGCGTGTATCTGGAAGAGGGCAAGCTGAATGTGGAACTGCTTGGGCAGGGATTTACCTGGCTGGATACCGGGACGCATGAGAGCCTGGTGGAAGCAACCAATTTTGTTAAGACGGTAGAATCTCATCAGCACCGTAAGATCGCATGTCTGGAAGAGATCGCTTATCTGAATGGCTGGATCACGGAAAAGGATGTATTGGATGTGTACGAAGTGCTTAAGAAGAATCAGTACGGCCAGTACCTGAAGGACGTACTGGACGGAAAATTCGTAGACGGACTATACTAG
- a CDS encoding MerR family transcriptional regulator, with amino-acid sequence MKKPGYYSSGEFARMAHVTLRTIRYYDKQNILKPSYVTDAGARFYTDEDFARLQQILLLKYLGFSLDDIREMTIADSDYHFMLNSLNIQLKLVQDRIEQMQLVEKAIQDTADAIQAEHTIDWSQMLNLIHLTGMEKSLKNQYQNASNISARINLHSLYSQNEQGWFPWIYEQLKIRPGMRILEIGCGDGTLWKDRRSVLPEDIHIVLSDISEGMLRDARRAIGAEDKRFEFHVFDCHRIPYEEGDFDLVIANHVLFYCEDIPKVAREVKRVLKRDGRFVCSTYGCRHMMEVSRLVQGFDERIVLSADKLYERFGRENGGNILGQDFCKVEWMSYQDSLVVPDPEPLISYVLSCHGNQSQYILDHYNEFRSYVKKKTDGGFYITKDAGIFICEK; translated from the coding sequence ATGAAAAAACCAGGCTACTATTCCTCCGGCGAATTCGCCCGCATGGCCCACGTAACCCTGCGGACAATTCGCTACTATGACAAACAGAATATTCTAAAGCCCTCGTATGTAACGGATGCGGGGGCAAGATTTTATACGGATGAGGACTTTGCCCGTCTCCAGCAGATCCTGCTGCTGAAATACCTGGGATTCTCCCTGGACGATATCCGGGAGATGACGATTGCGGATTCCGACTATCATTTTATGCTGAATTCCTTGAATATCCAGTTGAAACTGGTTCAGGACCGGATAGAGCAGATGCAGTTGGTGGAGAAGGCTATTCAGGATACTGCCGATGCGATCCAGGCAGAGCATACGATTGACTGGAGCCAGATGCTGAATCTGATTCACCTGACAGGCATGGAGAAGAGTCTGAAAAACCAGTATCAGAATGCATCTAATATCTCCGCTCGTATCAATCTTCACAGCCTGTATTCGCAGAATGAGCAGGGATGGTTTCCATGGATCTACGAACAGTTGAAGATCCGACCAGGAATGCGCATTTTGGAAATTGGATGTGGGGACGGAACGCTTTGGAAGGACAGACGTTCAGTCCTTCCGGAAGATATTCACATCGTGCTGTCTGACATTTCAGAGGGAATGTTGCGGGATGCAAGGCGCGCCATTGGAGCGGAGGATAAGAGATTTGAATTCCATGTCTTCGACTGCCATAGGATCCCTTATGAAGAAGGGGACTTTGATCTGGTAATTGCCAATCATGTGCTGTTTTATTGCGAAGATATCCCGAAAGTTGCCAGAGAAGTCAAAAGAGTGCTCAAACGGGACGGAAGATTCGTCTGCAGCACATATGGGTGCAGGCACATGATGGAAGTCAGCCGGCTCGTGCAGGGATTTGATGAAAGAATCGTGTTGTCCGCGGATAAGTTGTATGAGAGGTTTGGCCGCGAAAATGGCGGGAATATCCTTGGACAGGATTTTTGCAAGGTAGAGTGGATGTCTTATCAGGATTCCCTGGTTGTTCCTGATCCGGAACCGCTGATCTCTTATGTCCTTTCCTGCCATGGCAATCAAAGCCAGTATATTCTGGATCACTACAATGAATTCCGTTCTTACGTAAAAAAGAAGACGGACGGAGGCTTCTATATTACCAAGGATGCAGGGATATTTATTTGTGAAAAATAG
- a CDS encoding GerMN domain-containing protein: MAVLFFLLVMNMTACNRNSSEVIEQTEKQDLYKSEEGNKDKKNDKNQKQKEDEELKQEQTQETDKSILNIYFSNDDATAFVSEEVQIDALTPEAVLNALISKGAVAADVQILAFNTVTVDNKPSVEIDFNPAFSTFVTNMGSTGEYFAIGSVCNTFLNAYNCEQIKITVEGQTLTTGHAEYPGYLTAFE, encoded by the coding sequence TTGGCTGTATTATTTTTTTTATTAGTTATGAATATGACTGCTTGTAATAGAAATAGTTCTGAAGTAATTGAGCAGACAGAAAAGCAAGACTTATATAAGTCTGAAGAAGGGAATAAGGATAAAAAGAATGATAAGAACCAAAAACAGAAAGAAGATGAAGAATTGAAACAAGAGCAGACGCAGGAGACAGATAAGTCAATATTAAATATCTATTTTAGTAATGATGATGCAACAGCCTTCGTCTCCGAAGAAGTTCAAATTGATGCACTAACTCCAGAAGCGGTACTGAATGCTCTTATTTCGAAAGGTGCTGTGGCAGCAGATGTCCAGATACTGGCATTTAATACGGTTACGGTAGACAATAAGCCAAGTGTAGAGATAGACTTCAACCCTGCATTTTCGACCTTTGTAACTAACATGGGTTCAACGGGAGAGTACTTTGCTATTGGCAGCGTATGCAATACGTTCCTTAATGCCTATAACTGTGAGCAGATTAAAATAACTGTAGAAGGACAAACTCTCACCACCGGTCATGCAGAGTACCCAGGCTACCTGACGGCGTTTGAGTAA